CAAATGAGATGGTATTTGTTCACTATAGcatgattaatatattttaactataactGCAGTAATACATTATACCAATACCAGTAGTTCTTATCCAATGGGTCACAACCCAAAACTAAGCCCTTTTCAGTGAGTCACAAAGGGTCTTCAGTGAATGTCCAGGCTTTGTAGTCCAACAGTGGCTGCACTGAGAGGTCTATTTGAAGACATGGGTTGCGAGTTAACCCCGTCCCCAGAAATTGGGTCACACCCAAAAAATATTAAGAACCATTGCGGTATAAAATTTACAAGTGGTAGCAAGTAAAATCTTAAATTTCCAGTTTTACTGAGTGTCAAAAGGTACAAAATATCTGTTAAACACcttaaattaatacatttctaTACCACGAAAAACAATGAcattaataaaaacttataaacaatatactattatattatttataattagcaTTAACGTTTTCCAATATTTTTCCTAGCCTTATACTGTACAATAAATCTTATTATGCAATTTGAGTCCAGCCTATCTTTTCATTTAGCACGTTTATATTTCACACTCAGGGCTCAGTTTCACTAGCCCAACAAACGAGGCCATACGCAAGAGAACTTCAACTAAGTTTCACACAGTAAACAAATTActgaatataaaaacaacaaactaaatatatcttTGTAATTCTTACCTCTAGAAAGTAAAATTCTTGCATACATACGTtgaaaaatgttctgtttcattaACATTATTCGTTAAGTTTCATAGAATTCATAACAAGTACGTTACCACAGCACTCGTACATGGTGTCATCATGAATCTTGAATCAGATTTTCCGCTTACGTCATACATATTCTGTAATTTAACTAAGTATATTAATAAGAATCAAAAAAACGTATTAATattggtaatattttaaatatatgttttcttattttttatgtttttaaaaggtattaaatcaaactttatttatttatttgacttATTGCTTTCAAAGAGCGCACCTATAACTGTACATGTAAGTATTCAGGTTTCTTCTGCTAACCTTGGTTTTTAACTCGTGATGTACGTTAATTCAAAATGCTGACACTAGAGTTActtttttccttgtttttaaatataaaaataaaaactataagaaCAGTGCTAACGTTTTTAAGAGGTAGATTAAACTGTTGCAAGTATTGCAGTCTtcacatttctaaaaaaaatatgtttactgcAATAGTaaattttaactatatattttgtttagtttgcaATGCAAAATAGAGGACTGAGTATTAAAATTGGAGGTAAATTTCTGTTGATAGATACAATTCTGCATTGTATGCGTATTTATGGTAAGGTTTCTGAAACAATCCACTGCTGCTCCGAATTTCAACTAATGACTGAAGGGAAGTCATGCAGTTGAAACCATTTTATCTTCTGTAACACCCATGAGAAGGAAATAAATAtcccttctttttttttaagccTAAAGGACAGTAAACACTTCGTGTATCGCACAATTTCGAATCAAGTTTTAAATTCCAAAGCTTCACCACAACGCCAACCCACGTcccagtaaataatttttttttagtgcaAAACTTCACAATGGGCATATGCGGGGAATTGAGcattggattttagcgttgtatgttccatttaccattagactgtttgtttatgaatgtaagcacaaagttacacaatgggctatatgtgctctttCACCACGTgtgtcaaaacccggtttctagcagtgtgagtctgcagacattccgctgtgccactaggggatcATTAGactgtaaatgaaattatttataccaAGTTATTTACCAACGAGTTATTACTACGACAATATATAATGAAGACAGAAATACGAACATccaatacaagaaaaataaatatatattatgttgatTGCATGAAGCTTATTTCAGATACTCATACTTAtaattatgtatatgtatatgtacacaaATAAATTGTGCAGTTTTTTtgtggaatattttaaatttatttcacgctttatatttaacaatatgtgctcattaatattaaactaaatttaactctatttattttgttaattcgatatatgtatgatttttttatgaaacagGTAAAAGATCTATTAAAGCAAAATGAGGTATAACATTCGACCATCATCAAGTATTATTCTATTCACCATTTTAGCTCATggcttattttttattacaatcaattaatttataacaccaaaattaatttactaatacCAAAGCCTTGCATAATATATGttccccggtgggacagcggtaagtctatggatttacaatgctatgATAAGGGATTTCATTCTTCTAGGTAGACACAGCTGATAGCTCGatttggctttgttataaaaatacacaaatcaaTACATGATATAATAATGACATCTCGTTAGAAAAATGCGACTTCGTTTTTATATAAATCGTCTACGTTGTTAATTTTGCGAATGGTATTAAATGTGCCACCAGTTTATTGAAAACttaagtttaaacttaattaaacttgaattactgtaattTGTAAAGTTGATATGCTATTCAATCAAACTAATTTTCTATGATTATCCTACATAACATTCCACTTCTGGATTAACAAAAAATTCACATATCAACCATAGCAAGTAATTCTAAGCTTGTacttgtgaatatttttaaaagtaaagaatTATACCTcatggacctggcatggccaggtagttaaggcactcgacttgtaatccgaggatcgtgggtttgaatccaagtcacaccaaacatgcctgctctttcagccgtgggagcgttataaagtgacggtcgatcccactacttgttggtaaaagagtagcccaagaatttgcagtaactgatgatgactagctgccttccccctagtcttgcattgctaaattaggggccactagtgcagatagccttcgagtaggtttgtgcgaaattataCCTTTTAGAGGACGGTTCAtaacacatatttttttaaactctttttaaTTCAAGCAGCCAAAATACAATACCTACTCACTTTAATTGAAGGCTTCTTtccaaaatatgttattttgtacaaactaaatttgttgaaaagttccttaaacacaagtaaaattaaaaagcTTAGTTTATTGGATATTCCGAATTCTTTAGAAAATTAGACACAAAATGGTtccaaacaatgttttacatatttactaTATGGAAATCATGGTATGATTTTCATGAAGTGTTATGTTCATGCAGGTTGTTGGTTAGGCTGTGTTTAATTTTCAGGTTTAGATTTAAGCTAGTTTATATGGCTAATTTAAGTGGTTGGAGGTATGCGGGGTTTCTAGGTGGAATTGTAAGTTTGATCGGTGTAGCACTTTATCCAATTGTAGTATATCCGTACTTTCACGCTGAAGAATACagtatgtacaaaaatattaatttgttatattaatgCACTGATAGTGATGCGAGTTGTTTTAACGAAACACTTGGAtcgtaatatttaaaaaaaatacattcattTACAGCTTGCAGttgtacataaaaatgttttgccTTGTGCAAgctgtaaataaatttaaataggtTTAACGATttagttaaaattttattatttgacaaCGTCATTAATTCTGGGAGAATTGTATGAATATAACAACAGCTCGTAGAAGTAATagtattactaatataaattatattatgtacaaTACAATTTGTACAGTACATTCACGTTCATGCCATAGTAACTATCACaacttgtatgttgtttttataaattaattctcttaataataataataataggactATCATATAGCAACTAATGAAAATAAACCAGTAACTGATTgtaactttttaattattgttgtcATCAGATCCAAATGCCagattattaaaactaaataaaaaagagaaatgaCTTCCAGAATATAGATACTCgaatataatatgtattattaaagATAACTTGCAGTAAGATGTATGATGAACCTAGAAGATTAACAGTGATAATAACAACTGTGAagttgtaaaataattagaaactaTAGTAAGTAAGGTTTGTAAAGTTGAAGTCCATTATTATTCATATGTGACTATGTAatagaatgaaaaacatttatttaatccAATTAGTCATTTTATAAGATATCTATTTTGTATGTCTTAGTTCGAAAATGCTCGAGTCCTATGGTAGTAAACTTTTGATAAAGTATTGATTACATGTAACTAGTTTATCAACAGATTTTGCTCTGTTTTTTGTCTAATGGGgctttaatgtttctttttccaaTCTCTTTGTCTGTATTTTGTCCATCCTACATGAAGATGATCACATGTTTTATATGATGTGCAATAAGTTTGATCTTCTGTGATGTACATAAATACCTGCTTGATGTAGAATTTGATGATTTATTTGTGAATAAGTAACATGCTTAATTTGTTTAGAACTTTAAGTActcaattttttgtatttaacatgTACCAGGAAGTTTCAGTTTAAGTGTTTTCAcagtaacaaatttaaaaaaatgatccTTAAACTTTGAAGTAATGTTTGGTTTCTCTGAATGAGAAATCTTTGATTTCTTTGTGATATAGATGTAAGTATCAAAGGAATACAGGTTTTAATCAGAAAATTTGGGCATGGTCATAGGTTGTACCACCAATTTTTGATTCTTTAGAAGCTTTACTGTATCAGCAATTTCTTTGTCAAAACTTTAGCCAATAAGAAGAGGTGATAGCCATATGTCTTAATCTTTCTTTAACTGGTGCCTTTTCAACTTATTGTAAAGTccttataaaagttaaaactaataatttattggCATAGAGCATTGTCAAGGAACTACATTCAACTCGAAagctaaaatatttcaaacatacaaacaagttACAGCTGTTGTAGATGTTCTGATGTGATTCATATGGTATTCAGTTTTGATGTGTTACAAAAGTTATACTATAACAAAGTaatctttttgttttctgttaaatgttatgtttgttgGTCTAAGGAAATAACAATAGTTTTGTAAGGATTTGCTGTTCATTGGtgaatacattaatttatattttatacatgtgtgtagcaaatatttcaagtattgtggtttttctataaattttattcaaatagtGCAGCAGTTCAAGTGTTTGTTTTACTGAACGCTTACTTCTCCTGCAACGTCTTAGTTTTCATCATTCTTACCCAGTACAGtttcaaagaaattaataaactaattatttttttgcttttaagtttttattttatataacaaaaattgatttacagttttaacataaaTTGAGATATATTTAATTGCAAGGTAACATTACAGAAACTAATGTTGAGTCAAATAGACCCAAAAATACTATGATAATTGAAGATTTACAAAAGTAATGTGTTATGTTTGTGTACCAGTGTAAGGCCCATTATAGTTCAAGTGTAAATAGAGCTCTCtttacatgttatgtatttgtagaaatgtttaaaaacaattgaTTTTCAATGtgacatttttataaactttgttatatcTTCAGAAGACATGCAGAAGAAGACAAGAGATGGAATTAACCAAGAGGAAATCCAACCAGGAGGTAATGGAAGTAGCtacaataaacaaattcaaaattgttgttaatttctaaattatatcCAAGAAACTTGAGAAAGACCATTATTTTCTCTTAAGATTCAGGACATAATTTAGTGGTTTCAGTGTATGCTTGTTGACAGAAGATAGAaccagtttttttgttgttgacaacTTTCTAATGCAAACAGAGGTCCACAAAATTTTAACTTATAATTCTCCACACTTATTAGACTGTTTTTAAAGACGAAAGGATCTTTTGTGCATGATGTATCCACTGTTGAAAAGTTTCTAAACatttaacttatttcttttatttaggcATGAAAGTTTGGACAAATccatttgaaaagaaaacaaaaagctgAAGTCATATAATTTTTCCACATTTTACACACCAGATATATGTGTACATGTCATACAGTTATTAAACTTCTCTGTAAATAGTTAAACTAGCTGTGGCTGAATCttgataatgaaatattattaacagcAAATTTAGAATGTATTACAACctgtgtacaaaaaataaaaataatatactagTTTCATAAATAAAAGTTCCTCTTTGTTATGTCagacatttatattattaaacaccattgttcagttttttattaaatagatTGTGATAGTTTTAGGATATAACACCATTGTTGGGTTTTTCGTGAAATAGATTGTGATAATTTTAGAATATAACACcattgtttggtttttaatgaaatagatTGTGATAGTTTTAGGATATAACACCATTGTTgggtttttaatgaaatagatTGTGATAGTTTTAGGATATAACACcattgttggtttttttgtgaAATAGATTGTGATACTTTTAGGATATAACATCATTGTTGGGTTTTTTGTGAAATAGATTGTGATAGTTTTAGGATATAACACCATTGTTgggtttttaatgaaatagatTGTGATAGTTTAGGATATAACACCATTGTTGGGTTTTTCGTGAAATAGATTGTGATAGTTTTAGGATATAACAtcattgttggtttttttgtgaAATAGATTGTGATAGTTTTAGGACATAACACCATTGTTGGGTTTTTCGTGAAATAGATTGTGATAGTTTTAGGACATAACACCATTGTTGGGTTTTTCGTGAAATAGATTGTGATAGTTTTAGGATATAACTTCAGTATCCAGTGCTATTGGTTTCCAAGTGTTTTGACtttcaacagtaaataaactTTCTAGTTAATGTGTGTTTTCTCTACACAACTA
This genomic window from Tachypleus tridentatus isolate NWPU-2018 chromosome 10, ASM421037v1, whole genome shotgun sequence contains:
- the LOC143228644 gene encoding small integral membrane protein 20-like, whose protein sequence is MANLSGWRYAGFLGGIVSLIGVALYPIVVYPYFHAEEYKDMQKKTRDGINQEEIQPGGMKVWTNPFEKKTKS